A DNA window from Arachis duranensis cultivar V14167 chromosome 3, aradu.V14167.gnm2.J7QH, whole genome shotgun sequence contains the following coding sequences:
- the LOC107478987 gene encoding uncharacterized protein LOC107478987, which yields MKFSNKNEFMDAVREFTIQEGREIKFRKNESYRVRAICKWTTGEDEDMVRCPWVAYAFRDSEETCWQLKTFKNEHICPRMSKNRAANRRWLAGKLVKKLRRYPSLKHSEAKAYFRRRCDLDLNKSSLTRALMDARNIVYGDAAAQYGLVRDYAETLLKSNPGSTVKIGTYLQGDDPIFEKMYVCLDGCKKGFKAGCRPLIGLDGAFLKTRFGGQLSAVAQDANNHIYPIAWAIVDVENKENWRWFLDLLLDDLGDYMANKWASMSDMQKGLASAVKELMPNVHHRFCVWHLWKNFNKKWKEQEYRGLLWDCARETTRHGFDQKMDKLKRLNEGAWAYLDKWPREAWTRAYFRHDQKIDNICNNACEVFNSRIKEYRAKPIITLLEEVRMFTMRSIAKNKVKLSHHVGKLPPIQHSRLQKIRKESQKWTSIWSGDEEYQRFEIHGWPTNMAVDLGKSICTCRFWQITGMPCVHACAAISKINRNSEDFCHYWLTMKAYRDTYKHSLNPIPGQDLWERSEQNRPLAPKMKRKPRSTIQKRWKDADEEPSSVKKSKTETKLKRKYKEFTCTYYGTRGHTKRSCFHRKVDDLASALVSAAAAVVAKEKGSKARETRDPANAATSNTQPAEINENAPLAPGEGVDDANASEIDLTQPTYSQPENQEQVPPSDPPPPPQQVTRPDKLQSKRKKIFSVDPMQGATSGTAARLAEFMTFVPTPGFKPPTTK from the exons ATGAAGTTCAGTAACAAGAATGAGTTTATGGATGCTGTGAGAGAATTCACCATTCAAGAGGGTAGGGAGATTAAATTTAGAAAGAATGAGAGCTACAGAGTCAGAGCTATTTGCAAGTGGACAACTGGAGAAGATGAGGATATGGTTAGATGTCCATGGGTTGCTTACGCATTCAGGGATTCTGAGGAGACATGCTGGcaattaaaaacatttaaaaatgaACACATATGTCCTAGGATGAGCAAAAACAGGGCAGCCAATAGGAGATGGCTTGCTGGCAAGTTGGTAAAAAAATTGAGGAGGTATCCGAGCTTAAAGCACAGTGAAGCTAAAGCATATTTCAGGAGAAGGTGTGACCTCGATCTAAACAAATCATCACTAACCAGAGCTTTAATGGATGCAAGAAATATTGTTTACGGTGATGCAGCTGCCCAGTACGGTTTGGTTAGAGATTATGCAGAAACTCTACTGAAGAGTAATCCTGGTTCAACAGTAAAGATTGGTACATATCTTCAAGGGGATGATCCTATATTTGAAAAAATGTATGTATGCTTGGATGGATGTAAGAAGGGTTTTAAGGCTGGCTGCCGCCCACTGATCGGACTCGACGGAGCCTTCCTGAAGACTCGGTTCGGTGGACAACTCTCAGCAGTGGCTCAGGACGCCAACAACCATATATATCCAATTGCGTGGGCAATCGTTGATGTTgagaataaagagaattggagGTGGTTTTTGGACCTGCTGCTTGATGACTTGGGTGACTACATGGCTAACAAATGGGCTTCTATGTCAGACATGCAAAAG GGTTTGGCTTCAGCAGTAAAGGAGCTCATGCCCAATGTACACCATCGATTCTGTGTCTGGCATCTCTGGaagaattttaataaaaagtgGAAAGAGCAGGAGTACAGAGGACTATTATGGGACTGTGCTAGGGAAACAACACGCCATGGTTTTGATCAGAAGATGGATAAGTTAAAGAGACTCAACGAGGGAGCTTGGGCATATTTGGATAAGTGGCCTAGAGAAGCATGGACTAGGGCATATTTCCGACACGATCAAAAAATTGATAATATATGTAACAATGCCTGCGAGGTTTTTAACTCGAGAATCAAAGAATACAGAGCTAAGCCAATAATCACCTTGTTAGAGGAGGTTCGGATGTTTACGATGCGGTCCATTGCAAAAAACAAGGTTAAGTTATCCCACCATGTTGGTAAGCTCCCACCAATCCAACATAGTAGATTGCAGAAAATCCGAAAAGAATCTCAAAAATGGACATCGATTTGGAGTGGAGATGAAGAGTATCAAAGATTTGAGATCCACGGTTGGCCTACCAACATGGCTGTTGACTTGGGAAAGAGCATATGCACCTGTAGATTTTGGCAAATAACAG GCATGCCATGTGTCCATGCATGTGCAGCCATCTCCAAGATAAATCGAAATTCTGAGGATTTTTGTCATTATTGGCTGACCATGAAAGCCTATAGAGATACTTACAAGCACTCTCTCAATCCAATACCAGGACAAGATCTTTGGGAGAGAAGTGAACAAAATAGGCCTCTTGCACCTAAAATGAAGCGAAAGCCAAGGTCGACAATCCAAAAAAGATGGAAGGATGCTGATGAAGAGCCATCTAGTGTTAAGAAGTCAAAAACTGAAACCAAGTTGAAGAGGAAATACAAAGAATTCACATGTACTTACTATGGTACGAGAGGGCATACAAAGAGAAGTTGCTTTCATAGGAAAGTTGATGACCTTGCTAGTGCCCTTGTTAGTGCAGCAGCGGCTGTagttgcaaaagaaaaaggttCTAAGGCTAGAGAGACTAGAGATCCAGCAAATGCTGCTACTAGTAACACTCAACCTGCTGAGATTAATGAAAATGCTCCATTAGCACCAGGGGAAGGTGTTGATGATGCAAATGCTTCAGAGATTGATCTCACCCAACCCACTTACTCACAGCCAGAAAATCAGGAACAG GTCCCTCCATCAGACCCACCTCCACCTCCACAACAGGTCACAAGGCCTGACAAGCTGCAATCgaagaggaaaaaaattttcagtgTGGACCCAATGCAAGGAGCAACTTCTGGGACAGCTGCACGCTTGGCAGAGTTTATGACATTCGTCCCCACCCCGGGCTTCAAACCACCaacaacaaaatag
- the LOC107478988 gene encoding uncharacterized protein LOC107478988 — protein sequence MSFSSPSSQTRTYWSMFSSSWTIVTFVLVMSMMTTTCISAETRETSFIEHCIRMKIISPPPVAKRYQRMVDFGRIVCRDQFRIVWFSIRSTGKLPKHYLEALCNIYNDDQKKLNGYVKDNFVGSDPQKLIGGETCATIREYKKKLLKAPPPSLKKL from the coding sequence ATGTCATTTTCTTCTCCTAGTTCTCAAACAAGAACATATTGGTCAATGTTTTCGTCATCATGGACAATTGTAACTTTCGTTCTAGTCATGTCCATGATGACGACGACATGTATCTCCGCTGAGACGAGAGAGACTAGTTTCATTGAGCATTGCATAAGgatgaaaataatttctccgcCTCCGGTGGCTAAAAGATACCAAAGAATGGTGGATTTTGGTCGTATTGTTTGCCGAGATCAGTTTCGGATCGTATGGTTTTCGATACGATCAACCGGAAAATTGCCCAAACATTATTTGGAGGCACTTTGTAATATCTATAATGATGATCAAAAAAAGCTTAATGGTTATGTCAAAGATAATTTTGTTGGTTCTGATCCGCAAAAACTCATAGGAGGTGAAACTTGTGCTACCATTAGAGAATATAAGAAGAAATTATTGAAGGCTCCACCACCAAGCTTGAAGAAATTATAG
- the LOC107478880 gene encoding leucine-rich repeat receptor-like serine/threonine/tyrosine-protein kinase SOBIR1, whose protein sequence is MASQNPIFFFLFLLLFFFSSSIIKAKLDLHPSDLTAFRTLQRDLGLNALLVNGQRFHPCTIDGVFCERRLSTYVLRITRLLFTSKNLNGTLSSAIGHLTELKELSLSDNHLVDRIPNSIVNLKKLEILDLRGNGFSGEVPPRLSSLARLRVLDVSSNKLSGNLNFLKYFPNLEKLNVADNLFVGRVPVSVRSFRNLRHFNFSGNSFLEGSTPIVPRRFIFAEDDGESNDGITALAPSPRSNKRRRRSYFPSASSPAPGPAPHHHHNHRRKILGWILGFLAGAFAGIISGFIFSLLYKLTKALLKRGGKGAGPDIFSPLIKKAEDLAFLEKEDGLANLELIGKGGSGEVYKAELPGSDGKMIAIKKIIQPPKDASEMAEEESRDLHKKMRQIRSEINTVGHIRHRNLLPLLAHVSRPDSHLLIYEYMKNGSLQDLLHRIQEGNQELDWLSRHKIAIGVASGLEYLHMSHSPRIIHRDLKPGNILLDDDMEARISDFGLAKAMPDAQTHITTSKVAGTVGYIAPEYHQILKFTDKCDIFSFGVVLGVLVTGKLPSDDFFQHTDEMSIVKWMRKVIISENPKEAIDEKLRGNGFEEQMLLVLKIACFCTMDDPKERPNSKDVRCMLTQIKH, encoded by the coding sequence ATGGCTTCCCAAAATcctatcttcttctttctctttctcttgttattcttcttctcctcttcaaTAATCAAAGCCAAGCTTGATCTCCACCCTTCAGACCTCACCGCCTTTAGAACCCTCCAAAGAGACCTTGGTCTCAATGCACTTTTAGTCAACGGTCAACGCTTCCACCCATGCACCATCGACGGTGTGTTCTGCGAGAGAAGGCTCTCCACCTACGTCCTCCGCATCACGCGCCTTCTTTTCACCTCCAAGAATCTCAATGGAACCCTCTCTTCCGCCATTGGACACCTCACTGAACTTAAAGAACTCTCTCTATCTGATAACCACCTCGTTGACCGCATCCCAAACTCCATAGTCAACCTCAAGAAGCTCGAAATCCTCGACCTCCGTGGCAACGGCTTCTCCGGCGAAGTCCCGCCTCGCCTTTCTTCCCTTGCAAGGCTCCGAGTCCTCGACGTCTCCTCCAACAAACTCTCCGGCAACCTCAACTTCCTCAAGTATTTTCCGAACCTGGAAAAGCTAAACGTCGCCGACAACCTCTTTGTTGGTCGTGTCCCGGTGTCTGTTCGCTCGTTTCGGAACCTCAGACACTTCAACTTCTCCGGCAACAGTTTCCTCGAAGGCTCGACGCCGATTGTTCCACGACGCTTCATCTTCGCCGAGGACGACGGAGAGAGCAACGACGGCATAACCGCTCTCGCGCCATCTCCGAGATCAAacaaaaggaggaggaggagctaCTTTCCCAGCGCTTCTTCTCCGGCTCCCGGACCGGCACCTCACCACCACCACAATCACAGGAGAAAGATTCTGGGATGGATCCTCGGTTTTCTGGCCGGAGCATTTGCAGGAATAATATCCGGTTTCATATTCTCATTGCTTTACAAACTGACAAAGGCATTACTGAAAAGAGGAGGCAAAGGCGCTGGCCCTGATATCTTCAGCCCTCTGATCAAGAAAGCCGAGGATTTGGCATTCTTGGAGAAAGAAGATGGTTTGGCGAACTTGGAACTCATCGGAAAAGGTGGCTCCGGCGAGGTTTACAAGGCGGAGTTACCAGGAAGCGACGGAAAAATGATTgccataaaaaaaatcatacaacCACCGAAGGATGCGAGTGAAATGGCGGAAGAAGAGAGCAGAGATTTGCATAAAAAGATGAGACAAATCCGGTCGGAAATCAACACAGTCGGCCATATCAGACACCGGAATCTGTTACCCCTTCTTGCTCATGTTTCCCGCCCTGATTCTCACCTCTTGATTTATGAATACATGAAGAATGGAAGCTTGCAAGATTTGTTACACAGAATTCAAGAGGGAAATCAGGAACTGGACTGGTTATCAAGGCACAAGATCGCCATTGGAGTAGCTTCTGGACTTGAGTACCTTCACATGAGTCATAGTCCAAGAATCATTCATAGAGATCTCAAACCAGGAAACATTCTTCTTGATGATGATATGGAAGCTAGGATCTCCGATTTCGGTCTTGCAAAAGCAATGCCTGATGCTCAAACTCACATTACTACTTCCAAAGTTGCGGGTACAGTTGGTTACATTGCACCAGAGTATCACCAGATTCTTAAATTCACTGATAAGTGTGACATTTTCAGCTTTGGGGTGGTGCTTGGAGTTTTAGTGACCGGAAAACTTCCCTCTGATGACTTCTTCCAACACACGGATGAGATGAGTATAGTGAAATGGATGAGGAAGGTTATCATCTCGGAGAATCCAAAGGAAGCCATTGATGAGAAGCTTCGTGGGAATGGTTTTGAGGAGCAAATGCTTCTTGTTCTTAAGATTGCATGCTTTTGCACTATGGATGATCCTAAGGAGAGACCTAATAGCAAGGATGTTAGGTGTATGTTAACTCAAATCAAGCATTGA